The proteins below come from a single Felis catus isolate Fca126 chromosome A1, F.catus_Fca126_mat1.0, whole genome shotgun sequence genomic window:
- the SHLD3 gene encoding shieldin complex subunit 3 has product MTTEVILHYRPYENDPTQLSKIAEKALQDFPTRPLSRFIPWFSHDGSKLPLKPKRSPPVISEEAAEDVKLYLTISEHDVKSQSYDCTIDLLEFQPNLKKEKHLIQSYTLNEQTNSGNLDKQSEKGRQHKKRFWSVSLPNSNCTENIFPLSKKLQDSLKALNLHSLYRARWTIEHTICNNQTLEDIWAKLNQIIRHNELPSCNATIQRHLDQIWVFCDIMYCEYVGNLLKGRLALTGKMNLCVRKYGVIFSM; this is encoded by the coding sequence ATGACTACAGAAGTAATATTACATTATCGACCATATGAGAATGATCCCACACAACTGTCAAAAATTGCAGAGAAAGCACTTCAAGACTTTCCTACACGTCCACTATCAAGATTTATTCCTTGGTTTTCTCATGATGGGTCCAAACTTCCACTCAAACCTAAAAGATCACCACCTGTGATTTCTGAAGAGGCAGCTGAAGATGTGAAACTGTACTTAACCATTTCAGAACATGATGTTAAATCACAGAGTTACGATTGCACAATAGATCTTTTGGAATttcaacctaatttaaaaaaagaaaagcacttaaTCCAGTCATACACACTGAATGAACAGACTAATTCTGGAAATCTAGATAAGCAGTCAGAAAAGGGAAGACAGCATAAGAAGAGGTTTTGGAGTGTTTCACTTCCCAATAGTAAttgcactgaaaatatttttcctttgtctaaAAAATTGCAAGATAGTTTAAAGGCACTGAATTTGCATTCACTTTATAGGGCAAGATGGACTATAGAGCACACTATTTGTAACAACCAAACTCTGGAAGACATTTGGGCAAAACTCAATCAAATTATCAGGCACAATGAACTTCCATCTTGTAATGCTACAATTCAGAGACACTTAGACCAAATATGGGTGTTCTGTGATATTATGTACTGTGAATATGTGGGAAATCTTCTTAAAGGTAGATTAGCTCTTACTGGGAAAATGAATTTATGTGTACGTAAATATGGTGTTATTTTTAGTATGTAA